TTCATACTAATTGTTGAGAAACTACCCATGATAGATCCACCATCTCCGTACATTAAGTTGTAACCAACAAAATAATACATCATACAAGAAATTGCAAATAACGCAAGATTTTTTGTTAATACTGTAGCATTATTCTTTGATCTTGTTAAACCAGATTCTAACATAGCAAACCCAGCTGCCATCCACATTACTAGAACTCCCATTATAATAAATAAGAACCCATCAAGAACATATTTTACATCAGCAAAATTTTCCATTTTTTTCCTTTTCAAATTGATATAAGAAAGTATAAAATAATTTGTAAACTTTGGCTAGTCTTAATCTGTATAATTAGTATACAATTATGTTTTTTTTTACATTTCATTATAATGCTATAATCAAAATAACTTAAATAAGGAAAATACAGATGGAAGAATTTTTAACTATATATGACGTAAACAAAGATAAAATCGAAGATTTTATCTTAAACAGTATCCATAACTTAGGAAATATAAAAGATTATCAAAAAAGTAACTATGCAAATTTATTTTCTATTTTTCCTTCATTGGAATTGGTTTATACAGTAAATAAAGACACAAAAATACAAAATTCTCCAAACTATTATAAAAAGAGAATAGATAAAAGTGCCAACAATGAAAGTCGCACTTATATCTTAGATAAACTGCATTTCAAAGATAAAAACACAGCTTTCTCTTCACCATATATAAGTAGTGCTACAAGAAGTAATTGTATAACTCTTACCATAAAAGAAGAAGATATAATTATTTTTTTAGATTTTAAAATAGAGACTTTACTTGAAAGATTAGAATTAATAGAATTAAATAAACCTTTTCACACTCTAACAAAAATATTTTATGGTATGGCTGGATTTTCCTTAGCATTACTTGCTTTATTTCTTATAATTTATTCACTTGGTTCTTTTTTGACAAGCATGGTTTTACATGGAGATTTTACACTTGATGCAATTTTTAAACCAATAATTGCATTAACACTTGGAATAGCAATATTTGATTTGGCTAAAACCATCTTAGAACAAGAAGTATATTTTAAATCTTATTCAAGAAATTCTAAAGTTGATACTAAAATGGTGACTAAATTCTTAATTACCATTATAATAGCCCTATCAATTGAAGGTTTAATGGTAGTTTTTAAAATAGCAATAGAAAATTACACTCAAATGATAAATGCCCTTTACTTAATATCTGGTATATCTTTTATAATTATTGCCTTATCAATTTTTATTTATTTAACTTCAAAAAAATATAAATAATTGTATACTATCTATACAAAATTAAGAGGATAATTATGCAAGAATTCATAGCTTTTTCAGAGATATCTAGAGAAATAAAAAACTCAGCGGAACTTCTTAAGTCCCTAGATATAAATGCGTTAATAACTGGACAAAAAGGTGTCGGGAAAAAAAGTTTAGCAAAATATATCACACAAGATTCAAACATCTATAGTGCAAAAGCTTTACAAGAGGATATAAATGATAATGTAATTTCTATTTCTAACTGTACAGTAATAATTGAAAATATTGATGAAATTACAAATATTGATTTATTTATAAACTGGGTTGAAAATAACTCTATAAAGGTTATTGCCACATCAAAAAAAGATGAGTTAAATGAAAAACTCTCAGATATATTTTCAATAACAATAAATATTCCACCTTTAGATACAAGAAAAGAGGATATAAAACCATTAGCAAATAAATTTGCTAAAGAAGCAGGTGAGATTTTAGGGATAGAAGAAAAACCTTCTAAACTAATAGTAAATACCCATGAAAATGCCTACAGTTTAAGAAAATCAATATTTTTCTCTTATCTTTTTGAATCAATTGGTGAAAATGAGATTATGATGCTTTTAGAAAACTATATCCTTGATAATATGGATGGAGAAAATGGATATAGGGATTTTGTGTATTTATTTGAAGCACCACTTCTTCGTGCCTCACAAAAGAAATATAAATCTCAAGTTCAAATGGCAAAAAATCTAGGATTAAATAGAATAACCCTAAGAAAAAAACTAGAGATGCATAAAGAATTAATATGATAAATGAGATGAATCTAGAAGTTGAAGAACTTATAGAAAAAAATGCCAGTGACTTTCAAATATCAAAAGTATTTAAAAAATATATCCAAGAGTATGTAAACTCTATTGATACAAGTATAGATACAAATGGTGGGAAAGATTTTTTTGTACAACACACAAAAGTCACTGATAAGTTTTTAATCTCACTTTACAAATATATTCTTAGAAAAAATTTTGGTTCATACCAACCAATGAGTACTTCTATTCCTATTTCTATCATTGCTTTAGGCTCTTACGGAAGAGAACAACTTTGTATTTACTCTGATATAGATTTATTACTATTATATGAAGATGTTAAGGGCTATAATATCAAAGATATAATTCAAGAATTTATCACCCTAGCTTGGGACTGTGGATTAAAACTAGGATCTAGAGTTCATGAGCTTAATGATGTAGCAGAATCTGTTAAAGAAGATATTACAATCAAAACTGCAATCATAGAATCAAGATTGATTTATGGATCAAAATATTTATGGTTTGGTTATGAAAATGTCTTAAGTAGAATAAGAAAAACAGACCAACTTCAATTTATCTTAGA
This portion of the Arcobacter nitrofigilis DSM 7299 genome encodes:
- a CDS encoding sigma 54-interacting transcriptional regulator produces the protein MQEFIAFSEISREIKNSAELLKSLDINALITGQKGVGKKSLAKYITQDSNIYSAKALQEDINDNVISISNCTVIIENIDEITNIDLFINWVENNSIKVIATSKKDELNEKLSDIFSITINIPPLDTRKEDIKPLANKFAKEAGEILGIEEKPSKLIVNTHENAYSLRKSIFFSYLFESIGENEIMMLLENYILDNMDGENGYRDFVYLFEAPLLRASQKKYKSQVQMAKNLGLNRITLRKKLEMHKELI